One genomic segment of Primulina tabacum isolate GXHZ01 chromosome 9, ASM2559414v2, whole genome shotgun sequence includes these proteins:
- the LOC142556264 gene encoding uncharacterized protein LOC142556264 isoform X3, whose translation MGIDLDPLADIFAVGAINNARPTGKFQPKAKLRTRRNDSTPTLIPSSSAALVNAVEDDQRNYESVSFLDQKVANSTVSLQSGLDVVPNDSGGWHSCMGKSVGENADIFIGLDSLDDFIPHTASDIEGTIPFQETVIIPNSHNGEWGLAIPVLSSVDDSNQSKTADAPSFPLSVGEPTVSSGDGVGHMDNVVMETSEMNVMDMGNLSELITKSDKRTGKFHPKPKMKMQEMSRDRFEAVSSPFCPQQVSPEINFANKEPLPAFDQEDVLDLSSIGYTPAIPADATSELPVTDGSMNLKETNQLVSGIHLDSVPEIPAKLASRRAKARKNEDPTASDSSQPQENAFTSTRENEPGRSLRPRKPKMNVCELADESEDEILAGWVSSDECLGSSVLEEGNINNEEYQEDSEFLTKKVKRKSKKQDGDGEKTARKRKISKGASQQDADAKPKKFSHSTRRRKLDKVLLETPEDDIDYQKVPLRDLILLGELKERQMVSIRISSRSTLNKTES comes from the exons ATGGGGATTGATTTGGATCCATTGGCTGACATTTTTGCTGTTGGAGCTATAAATAATG CTCGACCCACCGGAAAGTTCCAGCCTAAGGCAAAGTTACGAACACGTAGAAATGATTCTACCCCAACTTTGATTCCTTCCTCTAGTGCAGCATTAGTAAATGCTGTAGAGG ATGATCAGCGGAATTATGAGTCAGTGAGCTTCTTGGATCAGAAGGTTGCCAACTCAACCGTTAGTTTGCAGTCTGGTTTGGATGTTGTGCCCAATGATAGTGGAGGCTGGCATTCTTGCATGGGGAAGTCGGTTGGTGAG AATGCTGATATATTTATTGGACTGGATTCCCTTGATGATTTTATTCCTCACACTGCTTCAGATATCG AAGGCACTATTCCTTTTCAAGAGACTGTTATTATCCCTAACTCTCATAATGGAGAATGGGGGCTCGCTATTCCAGTTCTTTCATCTGTTGATGACTCAAACCAGAGTAAAACCGCTGATGCTCCATCATTTCCTTTGTCTGTTGGGGAACCTACTGTTTCAAGTGGCGATGGAGTTGGTCATATGGACAATGTAGTAATGGAAACCAGT GAAATGAATGTCATGGATATGGGAAACTTGTCCGAGTTAATTACTAAATCTG ATAAGAGAACTGGAAAATTTCACCCCAAGCCAAAAATGAAAATGCAGGAGATGTCTCGAGACAGATTCGAGGCAGTTTCTAGCCCATTTTGTCCACAACAGGTTTCCCCTGAAATTAATTTTGCTAACAAGGAACCGCTTCCTGCATTTGATCAGGAGGATGTTCTTGATCTTTCATCCATAGGATATACTCCTGCCATTCCTGCTGATGCTACCTCTGAACTGCCTGTGACCGATGGATCCATGAATCTCAAGGAAACAAACCAGTTGGTTTCAGGCATCCATCTGGACAGTGTGCCAGAAATTCCTGCAAAACTT GCTTCACGCCGGGCCAAGGCAAGAAAAAATGAGGATCCTACTGCATCAGATTCATCTCAACCACAGGAAAACGCTTTCACATCCACGCGAGAAAATGAACCTGGTAGATCGTTAAGGCCACGAAAACCCAAAATGAATGTATGTGAACTAGCTGATGAGTCAGAAGATGAGATTCTTGCTGGTTGGGTGTCTTCAGATGAATGTCTGGGCAGTTCTGTTCTAGAGGAGGGCAATATTAATAATGAGGAATATCAAGAGGATAGTGAATTCCTAACAAAAAAGGTGAAGAGGAAGTCTAAAAAACAAGATGGTGATGGAGAAAAAACTGCTAGAAAGCGCAAGATTTCCAAGGGAGCCTCACAGCAGGATGCTGATGCAAAGCCTAAAAAATTCTCTCATTCTACACGAAGAAGAAAAT TGGACAAGGTTTTGCTTGAAACGCCAGAAGATGATATTGATTACCAAAAGGTACCTCTTAGGGATTTAATTCTACTTGGAGAGCTCAAGGAGCGGCAGATGGTAAGCAT AAGAATCAGTAGCAGGAGCACCCTCAACAAAACCGAG TCATGA
- the LOC142556264 gene encoding uncharacterized protein LOC142556264 isoform X1 → MGIDLDPLADIFAVGAINNARPTGKFQPKAKLRTRRNDSTPTLIPSSSAALVNAVEDDQRNYESVSFLDQKVANSTVSLQSGLDVVPNDSGGWHSCMGKSVGENADIFIGLDSLDDFIPHTASDIEGTIPFQETVIIPNSHNGEWGLAIPVLSSVDDSNQSKTADAPSFPLSVGEPTVSSGDGVGHMDNVVMETSEMNVMDMGNLSELITKSDKRTGKFHPKPKMKMQEMSRDRFEAVSSPFCPQQVSPEINFANKEPLPAFDQEDVLDLSSIGYTPAIPADATSELPVTDGSMNLKETNQLVSGIHLDSVPEIPAKLASRRAKARKNEDPTASDSSQPQENAFTSTRENEPGRSLRPRKPKMNVCELADESEDEILAGWVSSDECLGSSVLEEGNINNEEYQEDSEFLTKKVKRKSKKQDGDGEKTARKRKISKGASQQDADAKPKKFSHSTRRRKLDKVLLETPEDDIDYQKVPLRDLILLGELKERQMKKEESVAGAPSTKPSHDNSSEFFNEDDDGHLSPRVEESSICLNYQTYMDRTPIARWSKQDTELFYEGLRQFGTDLSLVQQLFPGRTRRQVKLKYKKEERQQPLRLRDALTSRSKDHSHFEAVIVRLQQIAAEENENADKNGSTELGDD, encoded by the exons ATGGGGATTGATTTGGATCCATTGGCTGACATTTTTGCTGTTGGAGCTATAAATAATG CTCGACCCACCGGAAAGTTCCAGCCTAAGGCAAAGTTACGAACACGTAGAAATGATTCTACCCCAACTTTGATTCCTTCCTCTAGTGCAGCATTAGTAAATGCTGTAGAGG ATGATCAGCGGAATTATGAGTCAGTGAGCTTCTTGGATCAGAAGGTTGCCAACTCAACCGTTAGTTTGCAGTCTGGTTTGGATGTTGTGCCCAATGATAGTGGAGGCTGGCATTCTTGCATGGGGAAGTCGGTTGGTGAG AATGCTGATATATTTATTGGACTGGATTCCCTTGATGATTTTATTCCTCACACTGCTTCAGATATCG AAGGCACTATTCCTTTTCAAGAGACTGTTATTATCCCTAACTCTCATAATGGAGAATGGGGGCTCGCTATTCCAGTTCTTTCATCTGTTGATGACTCAAACCAGAGTAAAACCGCTGATGCTCCATCATTTCCTTTGTCTGTTGGGGAACCTACTGTTTCAAGTGGCGATGGAGTTGGTCATATGGACAATGTAGTAATGGAAACCAGT GAAATGAATGTCATGGATATGGGAAACTTGTCCGAGTTAATTACTAAATCTG ATAAGAGAACTGGAAAATTTCACCCCAAGCCAAAAATGAAAATGCAGGAGATGTCTCGAGACAGATTCGAGGCAGTTTCTAGCCCATTTTGTCCACAACAGGTTTCCCCTGAAATTAATTTTGCTAACAAGGAACCGCTTCCTGCATTTGATCAGGAGGATGTTCTTGATCTTTCATCCATAGGATATACTCCTGCCATTCCTGCTGATGCTACCTCTGAACTGCCTGTGACCGATGGATCCATGAATCTCAAGGAAACAAACCAGTTGGTTTCAGGCATCCATCTGGACAGTGTGCCAGAAATTCCTGCAAAACTT GCTTCACGCCGGGCCAAGGCAAGAAAAAATGAGGATCCTACTGCATCAGATTCATCTCAACCACAGGAAAACGCTTTCACATCCACGCGAGAAAATGAACCTGGTAGATCGTTAAGGCCACGAAAACCCAAAATGAATGTATGTGAACTAGCTGATGAGTCAGAAGATGAGATTCTTGCTGGTTGGGTGTCTTCAGATGAATGTCTGGGCAGTTCTGTTCTAGAGGAGGGCAATATTAATAATGAGGAATATCAAGAGGATAGTGAATTCCTAACAAAAAAGGTGAAGAGGAAGTCTAAAAAACAAGATGGTGATGGAGAAAAAACTGCTAGAAAGCGCAAGATTTCCAAGGGAGCCTCACAGCAGGATGCTGATGCAAAGCCTAAAAAATTCTCTCATTCTACACGAAGAAGAAAAT TGGACAAGGTTTTGCTTGAAACGCCAGAAGATGATATTGATTACCAAAAGGTACCTCTTAGGGATTTAATTCTACTTGGAGAGCTCAAGGAGCGGCAGATG AAAAAAGAAGAATCAGTAGCAGGAGCACCCTCAACAAAACCGAG TCATGATAACTCTTCTGAGTTCTTCAATGAAGATGACGATGGACATTTAAGCCCTAGGGTTGAAGAGAGCAGCATTTGTTTAAACTATCAGACTTACATGGATAGAACACCAATTGCACGATGGTCAAAACAGGACACTGAATTGTTCTATGAG GGTTTGAGGCAGTTTGGGACAGACCTTTCTTTGGTCCAACAACTTTTTCCTGGTCGTACACGTCGTCAAGTAAAGCTGAAATACAAAAAAGAAGAACGACAGCAACCATTGAGGCTTCGTGATGCTTTGACCAGTCGCTCTAAAG ATCATTCCCATTTTGAGGCGGTGATTGTGCGACTACAACAAATAGCAGCTGAAGAAAATGAGAATGCTGATAAAAATGGCTCTACCGAATTAGGGGACGACTGA
- the LOC142556264 gene encoding uncharacterized protein LOC142556264 isoform X2 gives MGIDLDPLADIFAVGAINNARPTGKFQPKAKLRTRRNDSTPTLIPSSSAALVNAVEDDQRNYESVSFLDQKVANSTVSLQSGLDVVPNDSGGWHSCMGKSVGENADIFIGLDSLDDFIPHTASDIEGTIPFQETVIIPNSHNGEWGLAIPVLSSVDDSNQSKTADAPSFPLSVGEPTVSSGDGVGHMDNVVMETSEMNVMDMGNLSELITKSDKRTGKFHPKPKMKMQEMSRDRFEAVSSPFCPQQEDVLDLSSIGYTPAIPADATSELPVTDGSMNLKETNQLVSGIHLDSVPEIPAKLASRRAKARKNEDPTASDSSQPQENAFTSTRENEPGRSLRPRKPKMNVCELADESEDEILAGWVSSDECLGSSVLEEGNINNEEYQEDSEFLTKKVKRKSKKQDGDGEKTARKRKISKGASQQDADAKPKKFSHSTRRRKLDKVLLETPEDDIDYQKVPLRDLILLGELKERQMKKEESVAGAPSTKPSHDNSSEFFNEDDDGHLSPRVEESSICLNYQTYMDRTPIARWSKQDTELFYEGLRQFGTDLSLVQQLFPGRTRRQVKLKYKKEERQQPLRLRDALTSRSKDHSHFEAVIVRLQQIAAEENENADKNGSTELGDD, from the exons ATGGGGATTGATTTGGATCCATTGGCTGACATTTTTGCTGTTGGAGCTATAAATAATG CTCGACCCACCGGAAAGTTCCAGCCTAAGGCAAAGTTACGAACACGTAGAAATGATTCTACCCCAACTTTGATTCCTTCCTCTAGTGCAGCATTAGTAAATGCTGTAGAGG ATGATCAGCGGAATTATGAGTCAGTGAGCTTCTTGGATCAGAAGGTTGCCAACTCAACCGTTAGTTTGCAGTCTGGTTTGGATGTTGTGCCCAATGATAGTGGAGGCTGGCATTCTTGCATGGGGAAGTCGGTTGGTGAG AATGCTGATATATTTATTGGACTGGATTCCCTTGATGATTTTATTCCTCACACTGCTTCAGATATCG AAGGCACTATTCCTTTTCAAGAGACTGTTATTATCCCTAACTCTCATAATGGAGAATGGGGGCTCGCTATTCCAGTTCTTTCATCTGTTGATGACTCAAACCAGAGTAAAACCGCTGATGCTCCATCATTTCCTTTGTCTGTTGGGGAACCTACTGTTTCAAGTGGCGATGGAGTTGGTCATATGGACAATGTAGTAATGGAAACCAGT GAAATGAATGTCATGGATATGGGAAACTTGTCCGAGTTAATTACTAAATCTG ATAAGAGAACTGGAAAATTTCACCCCAAGCCAAAAATGAAAATGCAGGAGATGTCTCGAGACAGATTCGAGGCAGTTTCTAGCCCATTTTGTCCACAACAG GAGGATGTTCTTGATCTTTCATCCATAGGATATACTCCTGCCATTCCTGCTGATGCTACCTCTGAACTGCCTGTGACCGATGGATCCATGAATCTCAAGGAAACAAACCAGTTGGTTTCAGGCATCCATCTGGACAGTGTGCCAGAAATTCCTGCAAAACTT GCTTCACGCCGGGCCAAGGCAAGAAAAAATGAGGATCCTACTGCATCAGATTCATCTCAACCACAGGAAAACGCTTTCACATCCACGCGAGAAAATGAACCTGGTAGATCGTTAAGGCCACGAAAACCCAAAATGAATGTATGTGAACTAGCTGATGAGTCAGAAGATGAGATTCTTGCTGGTTGGGTGTCTTCAGATGAATGTCTGGGCAGTTCTGTTCTAGAGGAGGGCAATATTAATAATGAGGAATATCAAGAGGATAGTGAATTCCTAACAAAAAAGGTGAAGAGGAAGTCTAAAAAACAAGATGGTGATGGAGAAAAAACTGCTAGAAAGCGCAAGATTTCCAAGGGAGCCTCACAGCAGGATGCTGATGCAAAGCCTAAAAAATTCTCTCATTCTACACGAAGAAGAAAAT TGGACAAGGTTTTGCTTGAAACGCCAGAAGATGATATTGATTACCAAAAGGTACCTCTTAGGGATTTAATTCTACTTGGAGAGCTCAAGGAGCGGCAGATG AAAAAAGAAGAATCAGTAGCAGGAGCACCCTCAACAAAACCGAG TCATGATAACTCTTCTGAGTTCTTCAATGAAGATGACGATGGACATTTAAGCCCTAGGGTTGAAGAGAGCAGCATTTGTTTAAACTATCAGACTTACATGGATAGAACACCAATTGCACGATGGTCAAAACAGGACACTGAATTGTTCTATGAG GGTTTGAGGCAGTTTGGGACAGACCTTTCTTTGGTCCAACAACTTTTTCCTGGTCGTACACGTCGTCAAGTAAAGCTGAAATACAAAAAAGAAGAACGACAGCAACCATTGAGGCTTCGTGATGCTTTGACCAGTCGCTCTAAAG ATCATTCCCATTTTGAGGCGGTGATTGTGCGACTACAACAAATAGCAGCTGAAGAAAATGAGAATGCTGATAAAAATGGCTCTACCGAATTAGGGGACGACTGA
- the LOC142556268 gene encoding elongation factor 1-alpha-like, with amino-acid sequence MGKEKVHISIVVIGHVDSGKSTTTGHLIYKLGGIDKRVIERFEKEAAEMNKRSFKYAWVLDKLKAERERGITIDIALWKFETTKYYCTVIDAPGHRDFIKNMITGTSQADCAVLIIDSTTGGFEAGISKDGQTREHALLAFTLGVKQMICCCNKMDATTPKYSKGRYDEIVKEVSSYLKKVGYNPDKIPFVPISGFEGDNMIERSTNLDWYKGPTLLEALDLIHEPKRPSDKPLRLPLQDVYKIGGIGTVPVGRVETGVIKPGMVVTFGPTGLTTEVKSVEMHHEALPEALPGDNVGFNVKNVAVKDLKRGFVASNSKDDPAKEAANFTSQVIIMNHPGQIGNGYAPVLDCHTSHIAVKFSELVTKIDRRSGKELEKEPKFLKNGDAGYVKMIPTKPMVVETFAEYPPLGRFAVRDMRQTVAVGVIKSVEKKDPTGAKVTKAAAKKGAK; translated from the exons ATGGGTAAAGAGAAGGTTCACATCAGCATTGTGGTTATTGGGCATGTTGACTCTGGGAAGTCAACTACCACCGGACATCTCATCTACAAGCTTGGTGGTATTGACAAGCGTGTGATTGAGCGGTTTGAGAAGGAAGCTGCTGAGATGAACAAGAGATCCTTCAAGTATGCCTGGGTGCTTGACAAGCTCAAGGCTGAGCGTGAGCGTGGTATCACCATCGATATTGCTCTGTGGAAGTTCGAGACTACCAAATACTACTGTACCGTCATTGATGCTCCTGGTCACCGAGACTTCATCAAGAACATGATTACTGGTACTTCTCAGGCCGACTGTGCTGTGCTCATCATTGATTCTACCACTGGTGGTTTTGAGGCGGGTATTTCAAAGGATGGTCAAACTCGTGAGCATGCACTTCTGGCTTTCACACTTGGAGTTAAGCAAATGATCTGCTGCTGTAACAAG ATGGACGCCACCACTCCGAAGTACTCCAAGGGAAGGTATGATGAAATTGTCAAGGAAGTCTCTTCCTACTTAAAGAAGGTTGGGTACAACCCTGACAAGATTCCTTTTGTCCCGATATCTGGTTTTGAGGGTGACAACATGATCGAGAGGTCGACCAATCTTGACTGGTACAAAGGACCAACCCTCCTCGAAGCTCTCGACTTGATCCATGAGCCCAAGAGACCCTCAGACAAACCTCTCCGTCTCCCTCTGCAAGACGTGTACAAGATTGGCGGTATTGGTACTGTACCTGTTGGAAGAGTTGAAACTGGTGTCATCAAACCCGGTATGGTTGTTACCTTTGGTCCAACAGGGCTGACAACTGAGGTCAAGTCCGTTGAAATGCACCATGAGGCCCTCCCTGAAGCGCTTCCCGGTGACAATGTTGGCTTCAACGTTAAGAATGTCGCTGTGAAAGATCTCAAGCGTGGTTTTGTTGCTTCTAACTCAAAGGATGATCCTGCTAAGGAAGCTGCGAATTTCACATCCCAAGTTATTATCATGAACCACCCTGGGCAGATTGGCAACGGTTATGCCCCCGTTCTGGATTGCCACACCTCTCACATTGCCGTTAAATTTTCTGAGCTTGTGACCAAGATTGACCGTCGATCTGGCAAGGAGCTCGAGAAAGAGCCTAAATTCTTGAAGAATGGTGATGCTGGCTATGTCAAGATGATTCCCACAAAACCCATGGTTGTAGAAACCTTCGCTGAGTACCCACCCTTGGGACGTTTTGCGGTGAGGGACATGCGTCAGACTGTTGCTGTTGGTGTAATAAAGAGTGTGGAAAAGAAAGATCCAACTGGAGCTAAGGTTACAAAGGCTGCAGCCAAGAAGGGTGCCAAGTAA
- the LOC142556266 gene encoding glycine-rich RNA-binding protein 2, mitochondrial-like has product MTRFDKVGTLLKHSMFSSAASNYQLSIFNAVRCMSTRLFIGGLSYGTDDQSLRDAFSSFGDVIDAKVITDRDTGKSRGFGFVNYSSDESANSAVSAMDGQQLNGRNIRVSYAQERTPRSNFNNSGGYGGGFGGRGAADDGF; this is encoded by the exons ATGACACGCTTCGACAAAGTTGGGACTCTGTTGAAACACAGCATGTTCTCCAGCGCTGCATCAAATTACCAATTATCAATATTTAATGCGGTTCGCTGCATGTCCACGAGACTTTTTATTGGAG GGCTCTCCTATGGTACTGATGATCAGTCTCTAAGAGATGCATTTTCCAGCTTTGGTGATGTAATTGATG CTAAAGTCATCACTGACAGAGACACTGGGAAGTCAAGAGGGTTTGGATTTGTGAATTACTCGAGTGATGAATCTGCTAACTCAGCAGTGTCAGCAATGGATGGACAG CAACTGAACGGGAGGAACATCCGGGTGAGTTATGCCCAAGAACGAACACCTCGCAGTAACTTCAACAATTCTGGTGGTTATGGTGGTGGATTTGGCGGTCGTGGAGCGGCAGATGATGGATTTTAA
- the LOC142556267 gene encoding elongation factor 1-alpha-like, which produces MGKEKIHISIVVIGHVDSGKSTTTGHLIYKLGGIDKRVIERFEKEAAEMNKRSFKYAWVLDKLKAERERGITIDIALWKFETTKYYCTVIDAPGHRDFIKNMITGTSQADCAVLIIDSTTGGFEAGISKDGQTREHALLAFTLGVRQMICCCNKMDATTPKYSKARYDEIVKEVSSYLKKVGYNPEKIPFVPISGFEGDNMIERSANLDWYKGPTLLEALDLIQEPKRPSDKPLRLPLQDVYKIGGIGTVPVGRVETGIIKPGMVVTFGPTGLTTEVKSVEMHHEALPEALPGDNVGFNVKNVAVKDLKRGFVASNSKDDPAKEAANFTSQVIIMNHPGQIGNGYAPVLDCHTSHIAVKFAELVTKIDRRSGKEIEKEPKFLKNGDSGYVKMIPTKPMVVETFSEYPPLGRFAVRDMRQTVAVGVIKSVEKKDPTGAKVTKAAAKKGAK; this is translated from the exons ATGGGTAAGGAGAAGATTCACATCAGCATTGTGGTGATTGGCCATGTCGACTCTGGGAAGTCAACTACCACTGGTCATCTCATCTACAAGCTTGGGGGTATCGACAAGCGGGTGATTGAGAGGTTTGAGAAGGAAGCTGCTGAGATGAACAAGAGATCCTTCAAGTATGCATGGGTGCTTGACAAGCTCAAGGCCGAGCGTGAGCGTGGTATCACCATcgacattgctctgtggaagTTCGAGACTACCAAATACTACTGCACTGTCATTGATGCTCCTGGTCACCGTGACtttattaagaacatgattactGGAACTTCTCAGGCCGATTGTGCTGTGCTCATCATCGATTCAACCACTGGTGGTTTTGAGGCAGGTATTTCTAAGGATGGTCAAACTCGTGAGCATGCACTTCTGGCTTTCACACTTGGAGTTCGGCAAATGATCTGCTGCTGTAACAAG ATGGACGCTACCACTCCCAAGTACTCCAAGGCAAGGTATGATGAAATTGTCAAGGAAGTCTCTTCCTACTTGAAGAAGGTTGGGTACAACCCTGAAAAGATTCCTTTTGTTCCGATCTCTGGTTTTGAGGGCGACAATATGATCGAGAGATCGGCCAATCTTGACTGGTACAAAGGACCCACCCTCTTGGAAGCTCTCGACTTGATCCAAGAGCCGAAGAGGCCCTCAGACAAACCTCTCCGTCTTCCTCTGCAAGACGTGTACAAGATTGGGGGTATTGGGACTGTCCCTGTGGGAAGAGTTGAAACTGGTATAATCAAACCTGGTATGGTTGTTACCTTTGGTCCAACAGGGCTGACAACTGAGGTCAAGTCTGTTGAAATGCACCACGAGGCCCTCCCTGAAGCGCTTCCCGGTGACAATGTTGGTTTCAACGTTAAGAATGTCGCTGTGAAAGATCTCAAGCGTGGTTTTGTTGCATCTAACTCAAAAGATGATCCTGCTAAGGAAGCTGCGAATTTCACATCCCAAGTCATTATCATGAACCACCCTGGCCAGATTGGCAACGGATATGCCCCTGTTCTTGATTGCCACACTTCTCACATCGCTGTCAAATTTGCGGAGCTTGTGACGAAGATTGACCGTCGATCTGGCAAAGAGATCGAGAAAGAGCCTAAATTCTTGAAGAATGGTGATTCTGGCTATGTCAAGATGATCCCCACAAAACCCATGGTTGTGGAAACCTTCTCCGAGTACCCACCCTTGGGACGTTTTGCAGTTAGGGACATGCGTCAGACTGTCGCTGTTGGTGTAATCAAGAGTGTGGAAAAGAAAGACCCTACTGGTGCTAAGGTGACGAAGGCAGCAGCCAAGAAGGGTGCCAAGTGA
- the LOC142556271 gene encoding small ubiquitin-related modifier 2-like: MDANENGKLPLETPQDRRVKLCFKAQDGTEVYYKFNADTKLQKLLITYCKENSLEHKDLRFLYNGKRLVAAPNPSRA, encoded by the exons ATGGATGCAAATGAGAATGGGAAGCTGCCTCTGGAAACGCCACAGGACCGTCGGGTTAAGCTTTGTTTCAAGGCTCAG GATGGAACTGAAGTGTATTACAAATTTAATGCGGACACCAAATTGCAAAAACTATTGATTACTTATTGTAAAGAAAATAGTTTGGAGCATAAAGATTTGAGGTTCCTGTACAATGGCAAGAGACTCGTTGCTGCACCAAACCCCAGCCGAG CTTGA